In Helianthus annuus cultivar XRQ/B chromosome 3, HanXRQr2.0-SUNRISE, whole genome shotgun sequence, a single window of DNA contains:
- the LOC110928453 gene encoding diacylglycerol O-acyltransferase 1 isoform X2: MSSDVRRRPITNAADGTSDSSSSPSPDVDFNSNDQIAVAHRKPNGENDRRRSVMHYAYRPCTPAHNRIKESPLSSDAIFKQSHAGLFNLCIVVLVAVNSRLIIENLMKYGLLINANFWFSSRSLRDWPLLMCCLSLPVFPLAAYIVEKFAWTKRIADSAAITLHIIITTIAILYPVFMIMRFDSAVLSGVTLMLFACVNWLKLVSFVHANYDMRMLVNSADKEKEKSASSNIEYFYDVNFNSLAYFMVAPTLCYQITYPRTTCIRKGWVLRQTIKFIIFTGVMGFIIEQYINPIVRNSRHPLKGDFLYAIERVLKLSVPNLYVWLCMFYCFFHLWLNILAEVLRFGDREFYKDWWNAQTVDEYWRLWNMPVHKWMVRHIYFPCLRIGIPKGGAHLIAFFMSAVFHELCIAVPCHIFKFWAFLGIMLQVPLALVTDFLQRKFQNSMVGNMMFWCFFCILGQPMSVLLYYHDLMNRKVNTK, from the exons ATGTCATCCGACGTACGTAGGCGTCCGATCACAAACGCCGCTGACGGAACATCGGATTCCTCTTCTTCACCATCACCGGATGTCGATTTCAATAGTAATGACCAGATCGCTGTTGCTCACCGGAAGCCAAACGGTGAAAACGATCGGAGAAGAAGCGTCATGCATTACGCCTATCGCCCCTGCACTCCTGCTCATAACCGAATCAAAGAGTCTCCTCTCAGCTCTGACGCCATTTTTAAACAG AGTCATGCAGGCCTATTTAACCTCTGCATAGTGGTGCTTGTTGCTGTAAACAGCAGGCTCATCATTGAGAATCTTATGAAG TATGGTTTATTGATCAATGCAAATTTTTGGTTTAGTTCAAGATCATTGAGAGACTGGCCACTTCTTATGTGCTG TCTGTCACTTCCAGTCTTCCCACTTGCTGCATACATCGTTGAGAAATTTGCATGGACCAAACGTATAGCCGACTCT GCTGCTATCACTCTTCATATTATAATAACTACAATAGCCATTCTGTATCCAGTTTTTATGATCATGAG GTTTGATTCAGCCGTTCTATCAGGCGTGACACTGATGTTGTTTGCTTGTGTAAATTGGTTGAAGTTGGTATCTTTTGTGCATGCAAATTATGATATGCGCATGCTAGTGAACTCAGCTGATAAG GAGAAAGAGAAATCTGCATCTTCAAATATCGAGTACTTTTATGATGTCAACTTTAATAGTTTGGCGTACTTCATGGTTGCTCCCACATTATGTTACCAG ATAACCTATCCTCGCACCACATGTATCCGAAAGGGTTGGGTGTTAAGGCAGACGATCAAATTCATAATATTTACAGGGGTGATGGGATTTATAATTGAACAA TATATTAACCCCATTGTTAGAAACTCGCGGCATCCACTAAAAGGGGACTTTTTATACGCTATAGAACGTGTGTTGAAGCTTTCAGTTCCAAATTTATACGTTTGGCTGTGTATGTTTTATTGCTTTTTTCACCTTTG GTTAAATATACTTGCTGAAGTTCTTCGTTTTGGTGACCGTGAGTTCTATAAAGATTGGTGGAATGCACAAACAGTAGACGAG TACTGGAGACTTTGGAATATG CCTGTTCATAAATGGATGGTGCGTCATATATATTTTCCATGCTTACGGATTGGAATACCCAAG GGAGGTGCCCATTTGATTGCATTCTTTATGTCTGCAGTGTTCCATGAG CTTTGTATTGCGGTTCCCTGCCATATTTTTAAGTTTTGGGCCTTTCTTGGGATCATGCTTCAG GTGCCATTGGCGTTGGTCACAGATTTCTTGCAACGCAAGTTCCAGAATTCGATG GTGGGAAACATGATGTTTTGGTGCTTTTTTTGCATTCTTGGTCAACCCATGTCTGTGTTACTCTACTACCATGACTTGATGAATAGAAAAGTCAACACCAAATAA
- the LOC110928453 gene encoding diacylglycerol O-acyltransferase 1 isoform X1, producing the protein MSSDVRRRPITNAADGTSDSSSSPSPDVDFNSNDQIAVAHRKPNGENDRRRSVMHYAYRPCTPAHNRIKESPLSSDAIFKQQSHAGLFNLCIVVLVAVNSRLIIENLMKYGLLINANFWFSSRSLRDWPLLMCCLSLPVFPLAAYIVEKFAWTKRIADSAAITLHIIITTIAILYPVFMIMRFDSAVLSGVTLMLFACVNWLKLVSFVHANYDMRMLVNSADKEKEKSASSNIEYFYDVNFNSLAYFMVAPTLCYQITYPRTTCIRKGWVLRQTIKFIIFTGVMGFIIEQYINPIVRNSRHPLKGDFLYAIERVLKLSVPNLYVWLCMFYCFFHLWLNILAEVLRFGDREFYKDWWNAQTVDEYWRLWNMPVHKWMVRHIYFPCLRIGIPKGGAHLIAFFMSAVFHELCIAVPCHIFKFWAFLGIMLQVPLALVTDFLQRKFQNSMVGNMMFWCFFCILGQPMSVLLYYHDLMNRKVNTK; encoded by the exons ATGTCATCCGACGTACGTAGGCGTCCGATCACAAACGCCGCTGACGGAACATCGGATTCCTCTTCTTCACCATCACCGGATGTCGATTTCAATAGTAATGACCAGATCGCTGTTGCTCACCGGAAGCCAAACGGTGAAAACGATCGGAGAAGAAGCGTCATGCATTACGCCTATCGCCCCTGCACTCCTGCTCATAACCGAATCAAAGAGTCTCCTCTCAGCTCTGACGCCATTTTTAAACAG CAGAGTCATGCAGGCCTATTTAACCTCTGCATAGTGGTGCTTGTTGCTGTAAACAGCAGGCTCATCATTGAGAATCTTATGAAG TATGGTTTATTGATCAATGCAAATTTTTGGTTTAGTTCAAGATCATTGAGAGACTGGCCACTTCTTATGTGCTG TCTGTCACTTCCAGTCTTCCCACTTGCTGCATACATCGTTGAGAAATTTGCATGGACCAAACGTATAGCCGACTCT GCTGCTATCACTCTTCATATTATAATAACTACAATAGCCATTCTGTATCCAGTTTTTATGATCATGAG GTTTGATTCAGCCGTTCTATCAGGCGTGACACTGATGTTGTTTGCTTGTGTAAATTGGTTGAAGTTGGTATCTTTTGTGCATGCAAATTATGATATGCGCATGCTAGTGAACTCAGCTGATAAG GAGAAAGAGAAATCTGCATCTTCAAATATCGAGTACTTTTATGATGTCAACTTTAATAGTTTGGCGTACTTCATGGTTGCTCCCACATTATGTTACCAG ATAACCTATCCTCGCACCACATGTATCCGAAAGGGTTGGGTGTTAAGGCAGACGATCAAATTCATAATATTTACAGGGGTGATGGGATTTATAATTGAACAA TATATTAACCCCATTGTTAGAAACTCGCGGCATCCACTAAAAGGGGACTTTTTATACGCTATAGAACGTGTGTTGAAGCTTTCAGTTCCAAATTTATACGTTTGGCTGTGTATGTTTTATTGCTTTTTTCACCTTTG GTTAAATATACTTGCTGAAGTTCTTCGTTTTGGTGACCGTGAGTTCTATAAAGATTGGTGGAATGCACAAACAGTAGACGAG TACTGGAGACTTTGGAATATG CCTGTTCATAAATGGATGGTGCGTCATATATATTTTCCATGCTTACGGATTGGAATACCCAAG GGAGGTGCCCATTTGATTGCATTCTTTATGTCTGCAGTGTTCCATGAG CTTTGTATTGCGGTTCCCTGCCATATTTTTAAGTTTTGGGCCTTTCTTGGGATCATGCTTCAG GTGCCATTGGCGTTGGTCACAGATTTCTTGCAACGCAAGTTCCAGAATTCGATG GTGGGAAACATGATGTTTTGGTGCTTTTTTTGCATTCTTGGTCAACCCATGTCTGTGTTACTCTACTACCATGACTTGATGAATAGAAAAGTCAACACCAAATAA